CGAGCGCAACACCAACGAGTAATCTCGTCCACGAACACCCGTTCGTTAACGCCAACATTCTTGGTCCCTCGCCTCAGCTCCCAGGAGATCCCTGCCTCCCATGGCCGCCACCCAGCCCCCATCCGGCTACGACGCCTCTCATATCGAGGTCCTGGAAGGCCTCGATGCGGTTCGCAAGCGGCCAGGCATGTACATCGGAGGCACTGGTTCGTCGGGGCTGCATCACCTGGTGTGGGAACTGATCGACAATGCCGTCGACGAGGCGGCTGCGGGTCACGCCAACCTGATCGAGGTCACGATCCATCGTGACGGGTCGGTTGAGGTGACCGACAACGGACGAGGCATCCCCATCGGTGAGAAGCCCGACGGTCGCACTGCGCTTGAAGTGGTGTTCACCGAGCTTCACGCCGGCGGCAAATTCGGCTCCGGCGCCTACGGGTCGTCGGGCGGCCTGCACGGCGTGGGCGCCTCGGTGGTCAACGCTCTGGCCACCAAGCTGACCGCCGAAGTCGACCGGGACGGCGCCACGTGGCGGCTGGACTTTGCCGAGCGTCGGCCCGGTCACGTCGGTCCGAGGGGCGGTTTCACCCCATCGTCCAAGCTGGAGCGGGTCAGAAAGATCCCCGCCCGGCGTACCGGTACCCGGGTGCGGTTCTGGCCCGACCTGGACATCTTCGATCCCGAGGCTCGAATCGACTACGGCCGGGTGCGCGACCATGTGGCCGAGGTGTGTTTCCTGGTGCCCACCCTCAAGGTGCGGCTGGCCGACAAGCGCGGCACCAACCCCCCCGAACCCGAGGAGTTCTCGGCAAAGGGCGGCCTGGCCGACTTCGTCGACTACCTGACCATCGGCGAACCGCTGTGCGAGATCATCACCATCAAGGGTGAAGGCACGTTCACCGAGAAGGTGCCCGTCGACGGCAAGCTGACCGAGACCGAGCGCACCTGCGAGGTTGACCTGGCCCTGCGGTGGGTGAAGGGCTACGACAGCCGCATCGTCAGCTTCGTCAACACGATTCCCACCGCCGAGGGTGGCACGCACGTCGCCGGATTTGAGCGTGCGCTCACCAAGGCGGTCAACGACACCCTGCTGCCCGGCCTGCGCAAACTGGCTGCGTTGGAGAAGAAGGGCAAGGGTCGCGCCGAGAAGGGCGACGTGCAGGAGGGCCTGGTGGCCGCCCTCAAGGTGACGCTTCCCGAGCCGCAGTTTCGGGGCCAGACCAAGGGCGAGTTGGGCACGCCAGGCGTGCAGTCGATCGCCTATGAAATCACCAAGGACGGCATGGTGGCCTGGTTCGACGGCGGAGGCACCAAGAGCCATGTCTCGGCGGTGCGCGAGAAACTGGCCCAGGCGGTCATCAACCGGGTGGCCGCCCGGCAGACGCTGGACGCGCGCCGCAAGGCCGCCAAGCTGGGCGCCAATGGAATGCCCGACAAGCTGGCCGACTGTCGCACCCACGGCATCGACGCCGAGCTGTTGATCGTGGAGGGCGACTCGGCCGCCGGGCCCGCCAAGGCCGGCCGCAACTCAGAGAACATGGCCGTGCTGCCGCTGCGGGGCAAGGTGGTGAACGCGGGCAAGGCAAACATGAAACAGGTGGTGGAGAACGCCGAGGCCCAGGCGCTGTTCACGGCCATCGGTGCGGGGTTCGGTCGTGACTTCAACCTTGATGATGCCCGCTACGGGCGCATCATCATCCTGTGCGACGCCGACGTCGACGGCAGCCACATCCGCTGCCTGCTACTCACCCTGATCTACCACTACATGCGCCCGCTGCTCACCGAGGGCCGGGTGTTCGCCGCTCAGCCGCCGCTGTACTCGGTGAAGGTGGGCGACGAGGTGCGTTACACCTTCTCCGACGCCGAACGCGACGCGCTCACCGCCGAGCTGGCCGCCGCCGGACGCAACACCGAGAAGCTCAACTGGGTTCGGTTCAAAGGCCTGGGCGAGATGGATGTCCACGAGTTGGTGGAGACCTGCCTCGACCCCAACAACCGCATCCTGCGGCGCCTCACCATGGAGGACGCCATGGAGGCCACCCGCGCCGCCGACCGCTTCGAGGTGCTGATGGGCTCCGACGTCGCCCGGCGCAAGGCGTTCCTCCTGGAGAACTCCGAGCTGGTCGACCCGGCGGCGCTCGACGTCTGAGCGAAGAACCGGAAGGTGTTAGTGAAGCGACAAGACGTGTTTGAGAACATCGTCGATCGCGTGCTGTTGCTCGGTTCGCAATCGACCAAGGCGCCGGATGAGCCGCCTGGTCGAGACCGACCGCACCTGCTCGATCTGGAACGACGTCGGGACGTCCAATCCGGTCCCCGCATTCGGATGGGCAAGAACATGCATCGGCAGGCCTCGGACCTTCGATGTTCCTGGCACTATGACGACCATGTTGAGTTTGGGGTGATGCAACGAATTATCGCTGACGATGAGAGCCGGGCGTACGAACGCCTGCTCCGGATCGGCCGGGTCGATTCCAAGGTCGGTCAGCCACACGTCACCTCGGCGACAGGTGGGCTCAGTCCCCACGCAGACCGTCTGACGCAGTCCCATCGAGCTGATCGGTCTCGGCTCGGTATTCGGCAAGCTCTTCGGGGTTCATTGCGTCAAGCGCCTCGTGCACACCGCTCCACCACTGATCTCGTTGCATGCGCCGCACCGCATCGGTCACCACCTC
Above is a genomic segment from Candidatus Microthrix parvicella Bio17-1 containing:
- a CDS encoding DNA gyrase/topoisomerase IV subunit B yields the protein MAATQPPSGYDASHIEVLEGLDAVRKRPGMYIGGTGSSGLHHLVWELIDNAVDEAAAGHANLIEVTIHRDGSVEVTDNGRGIPIGEKPDGRTALEVVFTELHAGGKFGSGAYGSSGGLHGVGASVVNALATKLTAEVDRDGATWRLDFAERRPGHVGPRGGFTPSSKLERVRKIPARRTGTRVRFWPDLDIFDPEARIDYGRVRDHVAEVCFLVPTLKVRLADKRGTNPPEPEEFSAKGGLADFVDYLTIGEPLCEIITIKGEGTFTEKVPVDGKLTETERTCEVDLALRWVKGYDSRIVSFVNTIPTAEGGTHVAGFERALTKAVNDTLLPGLRKLAALEKKGKGRAEKGDVQEGLVAALKVTLPEPQFRGQTKGELGTPGVQSIAYEITKDGMVAWFDGGGTKSHVSAVREKLAQAVINRVAARQTLDARRKAAKLGANGMPDKLADCRTHGIDAELLIVEGDSAAGPAKAGRNSENMAVLPLRGKVVNAGKANMKQVVENAEAQALFTAIGAGFGRDFNLDDARYGRIIILCDADVDGSHIRCLLLTLIYHYMRPLLTEGRVFAAQPPLYSVKVGDEVRYTFSDAERDALTAELAAAGRNTEKLNWVRFKGLGEMDVHELVETCLDPNNRILRRLTMEDAMEATRAADRFEVLMGSDVARRKAFLLENSELVDPAALDV
- a CDS encoding type II toxin-antitoxin system PemK/MazF family toxin; translation: MWLTDLGIDPADPEQAFVRPALIVSDNSLHHPKLNMVVIVPGTSKVRGLPMHVLAHPNAGTGLDVPTSFQIEQVRSVSTRRLIRRLGRLRTEQQHAIDDVLKHVLSLH